The Bacillus sp. Y1 genome has a window encoding:
- the rplS gene encoding 50S ribosomal protein L19, whose protein sequence is MQKLIEEITKEQLRSDLPTFRPGDTVRVHVKVIEGTRERVQVYEGVVIKRRGGGISETFTVRKVSYGVGVERTFPVHTPKIAKLEVIRRGKVRRAKLYYLRNLRGKKARIKEIR, encoded by the coding sequence ATGCAAAAATTAATCGAAGAAATCACAAAAGAACAACTTCGCTCTGATCTACCTACTTTCCGTCCTGGTGATACTGTACGTGTACACGTTAAAGTTATCGAGGGTACGCGTGAGCGTGTTCAGGTGTATGAAGGTGTTGTGATTAAGCGTCGTGGTGGTGGAATTAGCGAAACTTTCACAGTACGTAAAGTTTCTTATGGTGTAGGCGTTGAGCGTACATTCCCAGTACACACACCAAAAATTGCGAAGCTTGAAGTGATCCGTCGCGGTAAAGTACGCCGTGCGAAACTTTACTACCTACGTAACCTACGTGGTAAAAAAGCTCGTATCAAAGAAATCCGATAA
- the lepB gene encoding signal peptidase I — MAKSKNELWEWTKALIIAVLLAAIIRYFLFAPIVVDGLSMMPTLQDQDRMIVNKFSYQIGEPERFDIIVFHAPENKDYIKRVIGLPGDKIEYKDDTLYVNGKAYEEPYLDEFKEQVVDGPLTEPFTLEEIIGQETVPDGHLFVMGDNRRFSKDSRHIGTVPMEKVLGNTSVIYWPIEDVKIVK, encoded by the coding sequence ATGGCAAAGAGTAAAAATGAACTATGGGAATGGACAAAGGCACTAATCATTGCAGTGTTATTAGCAGCAATTATTCGATATTTCTTATTTGCACCGATAGTAGTGGATGGGTTATCAATGATGCCGACATTACAAGACCAAGACCGTATGATCGTTAATAAATTTAGCTATCAAATTGGGGAACCAGAACGCTTTGATATTATCGTGTTCCATGCCCCTGAAAATAAAGACTACATAAAAAGAGTGATTGGTTTACCAGGAGATAAAATTGAATACAAGGATGATACACTTTATGTAAATGGGAAAGCTTATGAGGAGCCGTACCTTGATGAATTTAAAGAGCAAGTAGTAGATGGTCCTTTAACTGAGCCATTTACATTAGAAGAAATTATCGGTCAAGAAACCGTTCCTGATGGACATCTATTTGTGATGGGAGATAATCGACGATTCAGTAAGGATAGTCGTCATATTGGAACCGTCCCAATGGAGAAGGTACTAGGAAATACGAGCGTGATTTACTGGCCGATTGAAGACGTGAAAATAGTGAAATAG
- the ylqF gene encoding ribosome biogenesis GTPase YlqF: protein MTIQWFPGHMAKARRQVTEKLKLVDIIFELVDARIPYSSRNPMIDEIIQHKPRLVLLNKADMADPRITKEWIQFFGEKGIKALAINSQAGVGMKEIVSASELILKEKFDRMKAKGVVRPRAIRAMIVGIPNAGKSTLINRLAKKNIAKTGNTPGVTKAQQWIKVGKELELLDTPGILWPKFEDQEVGSKLALTGAIKDAILNLQDICVYALRFLEREYPERLKERFQLEYIPEDIVEFFDEIGKRRGCLMGGGEVDYDKVAELVIREFRSELFGPMTLERPSDLVTSDIEE from the coding sequence ATGACGATTCAGTGGTTTCCGGGGCATATGGCGAAAGCACGCAGGCAGGTCACGGAAAAGCTAAAACTTGTTGACATCATATTCGAATTAGTGGATGCAAGAATACCGTATTCTTCTAGAAATCCAATGATAGATGAAATTATTCAGCACAAGCCAAGGTTAGTGCTGCTAAATAAGGCGGATATGGCAGATCCAAGGATTACGAAGGAATGGATTCAATTTTTTGGAGAAAAAGGCATCAAGGCACTTGCGATTAATTCTCAAGCAGGTGTGGGAATGAAAGAAATTGTCTCCGCATCCGAATTAATCTTAAAAGAAAAATTCGACCGTATGAAAGCAAAAGGAGTTGTAAGGCCGCGCGCCATTCGAGCGATGATCGTTGGAATCCCGAATGCGGGGAAATCGACGCTTATTAATCGACTAGCGAAAAAGAATATCGCAAAGACGGGCAATACACCTGGAGTGACGAAAGCTCAACAGTGGATCAAAGTAGGCAAGGAGTTAGAACTATTAGATACACCGGGAATATTATGGCCGAAATTTGAGGATCAAGAAGTAGGCTCTAAGCTTGCATTAACAGGGGCAATTAAAGATGCCATTCTTAACTTACAAGATATTTGTGTTTATGCTCTTCGCTTTTTAGAGCGAGAATATCCTGAACGCTTAAAGGAACGCTTTCAGCTTGAATATATCCCAGAGGATATTGTAGAGTTCTTTGATGAAATCGGTAAGCGTAGAGGCTGTCTAATGGGCGGTGGTGAGGTTGATTATGACAAAGTAGCTGAATTAGTTATCCGAGAGTTCCGCTCTGAGCTATTTGGTCCTATGACGCTAGAAAGACCATCTGACCTTGTTACAAGTGATATAGAAGAGTAA
- a CDS encoding ribonuclease HII: MSRLTIDEIQIKLETVEDEKDPFFIDIQKDSRKGVQHLVKKWMQKKELLEKARLKLIAMSEYERLYKSQGFTYIAGIDEVGRGPLAGPVVAAAVILPDDFQVLGIDDSKKLTETKREELYDLIRTAAVSIGVGIIEAKEIDEINIYEATKKAMYAALNDLHISPDFLLVDAMKLTTPVPTEDIIKGDSKSISIAAASIIAKVTRDRMMKEIALSYPEYRFEQNMGYGTKEHIEALQLYGATPHHRRSFAPVKELNTR, from the coding sequence TTGAGCAGATTAACGATTGATGAAATTCAAATAAAGTTAGAAACCGTTGAGGATGAAAAAGACCCTTTTTTTATCGATATTCAAAAAGATAGTAGAAAAGGCGTACAGCATTTAGTAAAAAAGTGGATGCAAAAAAAAGAGTTGCTCGAAAAGGCTAGGCTTAAGCTGATCGCAATGAGTGAGTATGAGAGATTATATAAAAGCCAAGGTTTTACTTATATAGCAGGAATCGATGAGGTTGGAAGAGGCCCGCTCGCAGGTCCAGTCGTTGCGGCGGCAGTTATTTTACCAGACGATTTTCAGGTTTTGGGAATTGATGATTCAAAAAAATTGACGGAAACCAAGCGTGAGGAGCTTTATGATTTAATACGTACAGCTGCTGTCTCTATAGGTGTGGGAATTATTGAAGCCAAGGAAATTGATGAAATCAATATTTATGAGGCAACTAAAAAGGCGATGTATGCGGCCTTAAACGACTTACATATCAGTCCTGATTTTCTATTAGTGGATGCCATGAAGCTAACGACACCAGTCCCAACAGAAGACATTATTAAAGGGGATAGCAAAAGCATTTCTATCGCAGCTGCTAGCATCATCGCAAAAGTCACGAGAGACCGGATGATGAAAGAGATCGCCCTAAGTTATCCAGAATACCGATTTGAACAAAATATGGGGTATGGCACAAAGGAGCATATTGAAGCGTTACAACTTTACGGGGCCACTCCGCATCACAGAAGATCATTCGCACCTGTTAAAGAGTTAAACACTCGATAA
- a CDS encoding FlhB-like flagellar biosynthesis protein: MINEKHKRKEAVALSYEATKNDAPKVIAKGKGIVADNILEKAKENNIPIQEDPTLIDLLSKLNINDSIPEELYQAVAEVFAFVYRTDKEVGKSKS; this comes from the coding sequence ATGATAAATGAAAAGCATAAAAGAAAAGAAGCGGTTGCCTTAAGTTATGAAGCAACAAAAAATGACGCTCCAAAGGTAATTGCGAAAGGAAAAGGAATAGTCGCTGATAATATTCTAGAGAAGGCAAAGGAGAATAATATTCCAATCCAAGAAGACCCAACGCTAATTGACTTACTAAGTAAATTAAATATAAATGACAGCATACCAGAAGAGCTGTATCAAGCAGTGGCTGAAGTGTTTGCATTTGTTTATCGCACAGATAAAGAAGTAGGAAAAAGTAAATCTTAA
- the sucC gene encoding ADP-forming succinate--CoA ligase subunit beta → MNIHEYQGKEILRKYGVAVPNGKVAFTVEEAVEAAKELGTQVCVVKAQIHAGGRGKAGGVKVAKNLDEVRTYASEILGKTLITHQTGPEGKEVKRLLIEEGCDIKKEYYIGLVLDRATSRVVLMASEEGGTEIEEVAEKTPEKIFKEVIDPVVGLTGYQARRIAFNINIPKELVNKAVKFMMGLYQAFVEKDCSIAEINPLVVTGDGNVMALDAKLNFDSNALFRQKDVLEYRDLDEEDAKEIEASKYDLSYISLDGNIGCMVNGAGLAMATMDIVKHYGGDPANFLDVGGGATAEKVTEAFKIILSDKNVKGIFVNIFGGIMKCDVIATGVVEAAKQVGLNVPLVVRLEGTNVELGKKILAESDINIIAAESMADGAQKIVSLV, encoded by the coding sequence ATGAATATCCATGAGTACCAAGGGAAAGAAATCCTCAGAAAATACGGGGTTGCTGTTCCAAATGGGAAGGTAGCATTTACAGTTGAAGAAGCGGTGGAAGCTGCAAAGGAACTTGGAACACAAGTTTGTGTAGTAAAAGCCCAAATCCATGCAGGTGGACGTGGAAAAGCAGGTGGGGTTAAGGTTGCCAAAAACTTGGATGAAGTCCGTACATATGCGAGCGAAATTCTCGGAAAAACACTCATCACTCACCAAACTGGTCCTGAAGGGAAAGAAGTAAAGCGCCTTTTAATTGAAGAAGGCTGTGACATTAAGAAAGAGTACTATATTGGTTTAGTACTAGATCGCGCGACTTCACGTGTTGTATTAATGGCTTCAGAAGAAGGTGGTACAGAAATCGAGGAGGTAGCAGAAAAAACTCCTGAGAAAATCTTCAAAGAAGTGATTGACCCAGTAGTTGGTTTAACAGGCTACCAAGCTCGTCGTATTGCATTTAATATTAATATTCCAAAAGAATTAGTAAATAAAGCAGTTAAGTTTATGATGGGCTTATACCAAGCATTTGTTGAAAAAGATTGCTCAATCGCTGAAATTAACCCGCTTGTTGTAACAGGTGATGGAAATGTAATGGCGTTAGACGCAAAGCTAAACTTTGATTCAAATGCATTATTCCGTCAAAAAGACGTGTTAGAGTATCGTGACCTTGACGAGGAAGATGCAAAGGAAATTGAGGCATCGAAATACGACCTAAGCTATATTTCTTTAGATGGAAATATTGGCTGCATGGTTAATGGTGCTGGTCTTGCTATGGCTACAATGGACATCGTAAAGCATTACGGTGGAGATCCTGCAAACTTCCTTGATGTTGGGGGCGGAGCAACAGCTGAAAAGGTAACTGAAGCATTCAAAATCATCCTTTCTGATAAAAATGTAAAAGGTATTTTTGTAAATATCTTTGGCGGAATTATGAAGTGTGACGTTATTGCTACTGGTGTTGTAGAAGCTGCTAAGCAAGTTGGTCTAAACGTACCTTTAGTTGTTCGTTTGGAAGGAACTAATGTTGAGCTTGGTAAGAAGATTCTTGCTGAATCAGATATCAACATTATTGCTGCTGAATCTATGGCTGACGGCGCACAAAAAATCGTTTCATTAGTATAA
- the sucD gene encoding succinate--CoA ligase subunit alpha has protein sequence MSVFINKDTKVIVQGITGSTALFHTKQMLEYGTQIVAGVTPGKGGTEVEGVPVFNTVADAVKATGANASVIYVPAPFAADAILEAVDAELDLAICITEHIPVLDMVKVKRYMEGKKTRLVGPNCPGVITPDECKIGIMPGYIHTKGHVGVVSRSGTLTYEAVHQLSQEGIGQSTAVGIGGDPVNGTNFIDVLKAFNEDPETYAVIMIGEIGGTAEEEAAEWVKANMTKPVVGFIGGRTAPPGKRMGHAGAIISGGKGTADEKIRVMNECGIQVADTPSVMGETLIKVLKEKGLYDQCKTH, from the coding sequence GTGAGCGTATTTATTAATAAAGATACTAAAGTGATAGTTCAAGGGATTACTGGTTCGACAGCCCTTTTCCATACAAAACAAATGCTGGAATACGGTACGCAAATTGTTGCTGGTGTAACACCAGGTAAAGGTGGTACAGAGGTAGAGGGTGTGCCCGTATTTAACACGGTTGCAGATGCTGTAAAGGCTACTGGAGCGAATGCTTCCGTTATTTACGTGCCTGCTCCATTTGCTGCTGATGCCATTCTAGAAGCAGTTGATGCAGAGCTTGATTTAGCGATTTGTATCACCGAGCATATTCCAGTATTAGATATGGTGAAGGTAAAACGCTACATGGAAGGGAAAAAGACTCGCCTAGTGGGTCCTAACTGCCCAGGTGTTATTACTCCTGATGAGTGTAAGATTGGTATTATGCCAGGATATATTCATACAAAGGGCCATGTTGGTGTTGTATCACGTTCTGGAACCCTTACGTACGAAGCGGTTCATCAATTATCACAAGAGGGTATTGGCCAATCTACAGCAGTTGGTATTGGTGGGGATCCCGTTAACGGAACAAACTTTATCGATGTGTTAAAAGCATTTAATGAAGACCCAGAAACGTATGCCGTAATTATGATCGGTGAAATTGGTGGAACTGCTGAAGAAGAAGCAGCAGAGTGGGTAAAAGCAAACATGACTAAGCCGGTAGTTGGTTTCATAGGTGGTCGTACTGCACCTCCTGGAAAGCGTATGGGCCATGCTGGTGCGATTATTTCAGGTGGAAAAGGGACAGCTGATGAAAAGATTCGTGTGATGAATGAATGCGGAATCCAAGTCGCTGATACACCTTCGGTTATGGGAGAAACATTAATTAAAGTACTAAAAGAAAAAGGTCTCTACGATCAATGTAAAACTCACTAA
- the dprA gene encoding DNA-processing protein DprA, with the protein MESFSLRLCHLLHCRGIGWKMVYHILKRDPELKDLYSPTFLYQVHELPSSIIQPLFEDLHSSVLLEQIRHYQQNDIEIITYFDTAYPELLKETYQPPWVLYAKGDISLLGKQTKLAVVGSRQATEYGKRAIDRLFPPLIEKGIIIVSGLALGVDTLAHEAAIRLGGKTIAVIAGGIYHIYPQTNQKLALSIMKNHLMISEYPPNTTPSRWQFPMRNRIISGVSKGTFIIEAKRKSGSLITANFAVHEGREVFALPGNIFSQHSTGTNDLIQQGAKLVRSHEDILNELFYA; encoded by the coding sequence TTGGAATCTTTTTCATTACGCTTGTGCCATTTGCTTCATTGTCGTGGCATAGGATGGAAAATGGTTTACCACATTTTAAAGCGAGATCCCGAGCTGAAAGATCTATATTCCCCAACTTTCCTCTATCAAGTCCATGAACTTCCGTCTTCTATCATTCAACCCTTATTTGAAGATCTTCATTCGTCAGTTTTACTGGAACAAATCCGCCATTATCAACAAAATGATATTGAGATTATTACTTACTTTGATACAGCATATCCTGAATTATTGAAGGAAACGTATCAGCCTCCATGGGTATTGTACGCAAAGGGAGATATCTCCCTGCTTGGGAAGCAAACCAAGCTTGCTGTCGTCGGTTCTAGACAGGCGACAGAGTATGGGAAAAGAGCGATTGATCGGTTGTTTCCACCTCTGATTGAAAAGGGAATTATTATCGTAAGCGGGTTAGCCTTAGGTGTTGATACGCTTGCTCATGAAGCAGCCATTCGGTTAGGAGGGAAAACGATAGCGGTCATTGCCGGTGGTATCTATCATATATATCCACAAACGAATCAGAAGCTTGCTCTTAGTATTATGAAAAACCATCTTATGATCTCCGAGTATCCCCCTAATACGACTCCTTCACGGTGGCAATTTCCAATGAGAAATAGAATTATTAGTGGCGTTTCAAAAGGCACATTTATAATAGAAGCAAAAAGAAAAAGCGGCTCGTTAATCACCGCAAATTTTGCCGTTCATGAAGGTCGAGAGGTGTTTGCCCTGCCAGGAAATATTTTTAGTCAGCATTCGACAGGAACAAATGACCTTATTCAGCAAGGAGCAAAGCTTGTTAGAAGTCATGAAGACATACTAAATGAATTATTTTATGCATAA
- the topA gene encoding type I DNA topoisomerase, which yields MSEFLVIVESPAKAKTIERYLGKKYKVKASMGHVRDLPKSQMGVDVEHEFEPKYITIRGKGPVLKELKTAAKKAKKIYLAADPDREGEAIAWHLAHTLDVDIHSDCRVVFNEITKDAIKESFKHPRPINMDLVDAQQARRILDRLVGYNISPLFWKKVKKGLSAGRVQSVAVRLIIDRENEIKEFIPEEYWTIEGEFLKGTTGFEADFYGIENQRMELKSEEEVKAILAKMKGNKFEVTSVTKKERKRNPAVPFTTSSLQQEAARKLNFRAKKTMMLAQQLYEGINLGKEGTVGLITYMRTDSTRISEVAQAEASQYIESTYGANFLPEEKRKEKKGANTQDAHEAIRPTSTLRDPASMKEFLSRDQLRLYKLIWERFVASQMAPAVMDTMSVDLKNGEVIFRATGSKVKFPGFMKVYVEGTDDQTEDKNKMLPDLKEGDTVLKKDIEPKQHFTQPPPRYTEARLVKTLEELGIGRPSTFAPTLDTIQKRGYVTLDNKRFIPTELGEIVHELMVEFFPDILDVEFTAKMEQDLDNVEEGKTKWVRIIDEFYRGFEKHLEKAEKEMEQVEIKDEPAGEDCEQCGNEMVYKMGRYGKFMACSNFPDCRNTKAIVKDIGVKCPNCKTGNIIERKSKKRRIFYGCDTFPECDFISWDKPLPRNCPKCESLLIEKKLKKGVQVQCISCDYKEEPQS from the coding sequence ATGTCGGAGTTTTTAGTAATCGTTGAGTCACCAGCAAAGGCGAAGACGATCGAAAGATACTTAGGAAAAAAATATAAAGTTAAGGCGTCGATGGGGCATGTTCGCGATCTTCCCAAAAGTCAGATGGGAGTGGACGTTGAACATGAGTTCGAACCAAAGTATATTACTATACGTGGAAAAGGCCCTGTTCTAAAGGAATTAAAAACAGCTGCAAAAAAAGCAAAGAAAATATATCTAGCGGCTGACCCGGATCGTGAAGGGGAAGCGATAGCTTGGCATTTAGCTCATACGCTAGATGTGGATATCCATTCAGATTGCCGTGTAGTTTTTAATGAAATTACGAAGGATGCGATTAAAGAGTCTTTTAAGCATCCAAGACCAATTAACATGGATTTAGTAGATGCCCAGCAAGCACGTAGAATTTTAGACCGTTTGGTTGGCTACAATATTAGTCCGTTGTTTTGGAAAAAGGTGAAAAAAGGGCTTAGCGCAGGTCGAGTTCAATCGGTAGCTGTACGTTTAATTATTGACCGAGAAAACGAAATTAAAGAGTTCATCCCTGAAGAATACTGGACGATTGAAGGTGAATTTTTAAAGGGGACAACAGGTTTTGAAGCCGATTTCTATGGTATAGAAAATCAGCGAATGGAGCTAAAATCTGAAGAAGAGGTAAAGGCGATTTTAGCAAAAATGAAAGGGAATAAGTTCGAAGTAACCTCTGTGACCAAAAAAGAACGTAAAAGAAATCCAGCGGTTCCTTTTACAACTTCTTCTCTTCAGCAAGAGGCTGCTAGAAAATTAAACTTCCGAGCAAAAAAGACGATGATGCTAGCCCAACAGCTGTATGAAGGGATCAATTTAGGAAAAGAAGGCACCGTCGGGTTAATTACATACATGAGAACAGATTCAACTAGAATTTCTGAGGTAGCACAAGCAGAAGCAAGTCAGTATATTGAGTCAACTTACGGCGCCAACTTTTTACCTGAGGAAAAGCGTAAAGAAAAAAAAGGTGCAAACACCCAAGATGCTCATGAAGCGATTAGACCAACAAGTACGCTACGTGATCCTGCTAGTATGAAAGAATTCTTGTCACGGGATCAATTGAGGCTTTATAAGTTAATTTGGGAGCGTTTCGTAGCTAGCCAAATGGCACCAGCAGTCATGGATACGATGAGTGTGGATTTGAAAAATGGAGAGGTAATCTTTAGAGCAACTGGATCTAAGGTTAAGTTTCCAGGTTTTATGAAGGTGTACGTCGAAGGGACAGATGATCAAACAGAGGACAAGAACAAAATGCTTCCTGATCTAAAGGAAGGCGATACGGTCCTTAAAAAGGACATCGAACCGAAACAACACTTTACCCAACCGCCACCAAGATATACGGAAGCTAGATTAGTTAAGACGTTGGAGGAACTTGGGATTGGTCGACCATCGACATTTGCTCCAACACTAGATACCATTCAAAAACGAGGATATGTTACTCTTGATAATAAACGATTCATTCCAACCGAACTTGGAGAGATCGTGCATGAACTCATGGTAGAATTCTTCCCAGATATTTTAGATGTCGAGTTTACCGCAAAAATGGAACAAGACTTAGATAATGTTGAAGAAGGAAAAACAAAATGGGTACGAATCATCGATGAATTTTATCGAGGGTTTGAGAAGCATTTAGAAAAGGCCGAAAAAGAAATGGAGCAGGTAGAAATTAAAGATGAGCCTGCTGGTGAGGATTGTGAGCAGTGCGGAAATGAGATGGTCTATAAAATGGGCCGCTATGGAAAGTTCATGGCATGCAGCAATTTCCCGGATTGCCGTAACACAAAAGCAATCGTAAAGGATATCGGTGTAAAATGTCCAAATTGTAAGACTGGAAATATAATAGAAAGAAAAAGTAAAAAGCGTCGAATCTTCTATGGCTGTGATACATTCCCAGAATGTGATTTTATCTCATGGGATAAACCGCTGCCTAGAAATTGCCCGAAATGTGAATCACTATTGATTGAGAAGAAGCTTAAAAAAGGTGTCCAGGTTCAATGCATTAGTTGTGACTACAAGGAAGAGCCACAAAGCTAA
- the trmFO gene encoding FADH(2)-oxidizing methylenetetrahydrofolate--tRNA-(uracil(54)-C(5))-methyltransferase TrmFO: MIDATVNVIGAGLAGSEAAWQLAKRGIKVRLYEMRPVKQTPAHHTDKFAELVCSNSLRANNLTNAVGVLKEEMRKLDSVIIASADACAVPAGGALAVDRHEFAAHVTDQVKNHPNVTVINEEITEIPEGPTVIATGPLTSPGLSAKLQELTGEEYLYFYDAAAPIIEKDSIDMDKVYLKSRYDKGEAAYLNCPMTEEEFDRFYEALVSAETVPLKEFEKEIFFEGCMPIEVMANRGKKTMLFGPMKPVGLEDPKTGKRPFAVVQLRQDDAAGTLYNIVGFQTHLKWGPQKEVLQLIPGLENAEIVRYGVMHRNTFINSPKVLEPTYQFKNRKDLFFAGQMTGVEGYVESAASGLVAGLNAARLVQGEELVVFPGETAIGSMARYITSASAKNFQPMNANFGLFPELPTKIRGKKERAEQHANRALETIQNFVKNL; the protein is encoded by the coding sequence ATGATAGATGCAACAGTGAATGTTATAGGAGCAGGCTTAGCTGGAAGTGAAGCAGCTTGGCAACTTGCAAAAAGAGGAATAAAGGTTCGCTTGTACGAAATGAGACCAGTGAAGCAAACTCCAGCACACCATACAGATAAATTTGCTGAGTTAGTTTGTAGTAACTCCCTTCGTGCTAATAATTTAACAAATGCAGTTGGAGTCCTGAAGGAAGAAATGCGAAAGTTAGACTCTGTTATTATCGCTTCTGCGGATGCTTGTGCAGTTCCAGCAGGAGGAGCGCTTGCCGTGGATCGTCATGAATTTGCTGCACATGTAACAGATCAAGTGAAAAATCATCCCAATGTAACTGTCATCAATGAGGAAATAACAGAAATCCCAGAGGGACCTACTGTCATAGCGACTGGACCTTTAACAAGTCCTGGGCTTTCAGCCAAGCTTCAAGAATTAACGGGTGAGGAATATTTATACTTCTATGATGCTGCAGCACCTATCATTGAAAAAGATAGCATTGATATGGATAAGGTGTATTTAAAATCCCGTTACGATAAAGGGGAGGCAGCGTATCTAAACTGTCCTATGACTGAAGAGGAGTTTGATCGTTTTTACGAAGCCCTTGTTTCAGCAGAAACAGTTCCTTTGAAAGAGTTTGAAAAGGAAATTTTCTTTGAAGGTTGTATGCCGATTGAGGTAATGGCGAATCGAGGGAAGAAAACGATGCTATTTGGTCCGATGAAGCCAGTTGGTCTTGAGGATCCAAAAACAGGTAAGCGTCCGTTTGCTGTTGTTCAGCTTAGACAGGATGATGCGGCAGGAACACTCTACAATATTGTTGGATTTCAGACACATTTGAAGTGGGGACCACAAAAGGAAGTTCTTCAATTAATCCCTGGTTTAGAAAATGCTGAAATCGTAAGGTATGGTGTTATGCACAGAAATACATTCATTAATTCACCTAAAGTGCTAGAGCCTACGTATCAATTCAAAAATCGTAAGGATCTATTCTTTGCTGGTCAAATGACAGGAGTAGAGGGCTACGTGGAGTCTGCAGCAAGTGGATTAGTTGCTGGACTTAATGCAGCTAGACTTGTGCAAGGCGAAGAGCTTGTTGTGTTCCCTGGAGAAACAGCAATCGGAAGTATGGCAAGATACATCACGAGTGCAAGCGCAAAGAATTTTCAGCCGATGAATGCGAACTTTGGTTTATTCCCGGAGTTACCGACTAAAATCAGAGGGAAAAAGGAAAGAGCAGAGCAACATGCAAACCGAGCTTTAGAAACAATTCAGAACTTTGTGAAAAATTTGTAA
- the xerC gene encoding tyrosine recombinase XerC: MSEDVNVSAKLFFEYLQIERNYSQYTIEHYQVDVRDFTLFMKEQSLADYADVEYSDVRLYLTKLFEKNLSRKSVARKISSMRSFYRFLLRDNLVQNNPFAQVIMPKQEKRLPDFFYEEELKALFSSCEANTPIGQRDLALLEILYATGMRVSECCQLRLKDIDLYIGTVLVHGKGQKDRYIPFGSFAQEAIDTYINNGRKALLGEKHSHDSLFVNFRGEPLTTNGVRHILDRMIKKSSLNGSIHPHKLRHSFATHLLNNGADMRSVQELLGHSFLSSTQIYSHVTNDYLRKTYMAHHPRA, from the coding sequence TTGTCAGAAGATGTGAACGTTTCAGCAAAGTTATTTTTTGAATATTTACAAATAGAAAGAAATTATTCACAATATACAATTGAGCATTATCAAGTTGATGTTAGGGATTTTACTCTTTTTATGAAGGAGCAATCGTTAGCAGATTATGCTGACGTCGAGTACTCCGATGTCAGGCTGTATTTAACGAAGCTTTTTGAAAAGAATTTGTCTAGAAAATCTGTTGCGAGAAAAATATCTAGTATGAGAAGCTTTTACCGGTTTTTATTAAGAGATAATCTTGTACAGAATAATCCTTTTGCACAAGTGATTATGCCGAAGCAAGAAAAAAGATTGCCTGATTTTTTTTATGAAGAGGAACTTAAAGCTTTATTTTCGAGTTGTGAGGCTAATACTCCTATTGGGCAGAGGGATCTTGCTTTGCTAGAAATTTTATATGCTACAGGAATGCGCGTTAGTGAATGTTGTCAGCTTCGTTTAAAAGATATTGATTTATACATTGGAACGGTACTTGTTCATGGGAAGGGCCAAAAGGATCGATATATTCCATTTGGTAGCTTTGCTCAAGAAGCAATTGATACATATATCAACAATGGCAGAAAAGCACTTCTTGGAGAAAAGCATTCACATGATTCCTTGTTTGTTAACTTTCGTGGAGAACCACTTACAACAAATGGAGTTAGACATATTCTCGATCGAATGATAAAAAAATCGTCTTTAAACGGGTCCATCCATCCGCATAAACTAAGGCATTCCTTTGCGACACATCTCCTTAATAACGGAGCAGATATGAGGAGTGTACAAGAGCTTTTAGGGCATTCGTTTTTGTCTTCTACACAAATTTATTCACATGTTACAAATGATTACTTGCGAAAAACATATATGGCCCACCACCCCCGGGCTTAA
- the hslV gene encoding ATP-dependent protease subunit HslV — translation MTQFHATTIFAVRHNGQCAMSGDGQVTFGNAVVMKHTARKVRKLFNGRVLAGFAGSVADAFTLFEMFEGKLEEYNGNLQRASVELAKQWRSDKVLRRLEAMLIVMNDTDMLLVSGTGEIIEPDDGILAIGSGGNYALSAGRALKKYSGEHLTAKEIAKASLEIAAEICVYTNHNIIVEEL, via the coding sequence ATGACGCAATTTCATGCAACAACTATTTTTGCTGTTCGTCATAATGGTCAATGTGCCATGTCTGGAGATGGTCAAGTAACCTTTGGCAATGCTGTTGTGATGAAGCACACAGCTCGTAAGGTTAGAAAGTTATTTAACGGCAGAGTTTTAGCAGGATTTGCCGGCTCTGTTGCGGACGCCTTTACCCTTTTTGAAATGTTTGAAGGTAAGTTAGAGGAGTATAATGGCAATCTGCAACGAGCATCTGTTGAACTTGCGAAACAGTGGCGAAGCGATAAAGTTCTTCGGCGTCTTGAAGCAATGCTAATTGTTATGAACGACACGGATATGCTATTGGTTTCTGGTACGGGGGAAATCATTGAACCAGATGATGGAATCCTAGCGATTGGTTCAGGTGGGAATTATGCACTATCTGCGGGAAGAGCATTAAAGAAGTATTCTGGAGAGCATCTAACGGCAAAGGAAATCGCAAAGGCTTCCCTTGAAATTGCCGCTGAAATTTGCGTATATACAAATCACAATATTATCGTTGAAGAGCTTTAG